A portion of the Hoplias malabaricus isolate fHopMal1 chromosome 1, fHopMal1.hap1, whole genome shotgun sequence genome contains these proteins:
- the LOC136709740 gene encoding protein rapunzel-like gives MAVNEISKDREKLKAGLVKALECVATISTAAAVVNPIFGVTGSLIRLVLNNIDDEEFQSLKQDFRKVNRAMDEISQKNQSTLLQIQKETLDNQYHQVEENIRNQFRKFMEIVEQPSKKADFEDSFANDMGDQNLHTLYDGVMGKPKVFSKPILEVYMTHCHGRRRVMECLCTRLTYLFCIGLIALMGHAAIIGDDEEDLSKEWAGKMENVQKKMQEELEKCK, from the coding sequence ATGGCTGTCAATGAGATATCAAAAGATAGGGAAAAGCTGAAAGCAGGACTGGTGAAAGCCCTGGAGTGTGTTGctacaatctccacagcagcagCGGTGGTGAACCCTATCTTTGGCGTGACGGGCTCGCTGATCCGCTTGGTTCTCAACAACATTGATGATGAAGAGTTCCAGAGTCTGAAGCAAGATTTCAGAAAAGTGAACCGGGCGATGGACGAGATCTCACAGAAGAACCAAAGCACCCTGCTGCAGATCCAGAAGGAGACGCTGGACAACCAGTACCACCAAGTGGAGGAGAACATCCGCAACCAGTTCCGCAAGTTCATGGAGATTGTGGAACAGCCGAGCAAGAAAGCCGACTTTGAAGACAGCTTTGCCAACGACATGGGCGACCAGAACCTGCACACGCTGTACGATGGTGTGATGGGGAAACCCAAGGTCTTCAGCAAACCCATCCTGGAGGTGTACATGACCCACTGCCATGGACGCCGGAGGGTGATGGAGTGCCTCTGCACTCGCCTCACTTACCTCTTCTGCATCGGCCTAATCGCCCTCATGGGCCACGCCGCCATCATCGGGGACGACGAAGAAGATTTGAGCAAGGAATGGGCTGGGAAGATGGAAAACGTGCAGAAGAAGATGCAGGAAGAGCTGGAGAAGTGCAAGTGA